In the genome of Neofelis nebulosa isolate mNeoNeb1 chromosome 8, mNeoNeb1.pri, whole genome shotgun sequence, one region contains:
- the LOC131518663 gene encoding small nuclear ribonucleoprotein G-like, translating to MDKKLSLRLNGGRHVQGILRGFSPFMNLGKDGRVEMATSGRQNDIGMVVIPRNCVILLEALE from the coding sequence ATGGACAAGAAATTATCATTGAGATTAAATGGTGGCAGACATGTCCAGGGAATATTGCGGGGGTTCAGTCCCTTCATGAATCTTGGGAAAGATGGACGTGTGGAGATGGCAACCAGTGGGCGACAGAATGACATTGGAATGGTGGTAATTCCAAGAAATTGTGTCATCCTGTTAGAAGCCTTGGAATGA